In a single window of the Arachis hypogaea cultivar Tifrunner chromosome 6, arahy.Tifrunner.gnm2.J5K5, whole genome shotgun sequence genome:
- the LOC140173442 gene encoding uncharacterized protein: MMNNCKDAFVIYRYAGYPSYFITMTYNLEWDEIKREVTPIGLKAEDRPDILCRVFKIKFDGLIDDLKEEKIFGKILGYKSVFMQCFIKILCCNTLLICLFQFSDVCTVEFQKKGLSHAHILLFMSNEFKSQTPDDIDKHITAEIPDENERPNLHGAFQNYMVHGPCGPYNKNSPCMNNGSCLNFYPKEFRQRTLIDEAGFFKYRRTDNGRTMKKRECVLDNKFIVSYNPELLLKFGCHINVEYTCQTSSIKYLFKYVHKGNDCVTATLYNAGDPSETTQVVDKIRNYYDCRYISACEAVWRLFGYEIQKKEPFVIRLPFHLEDEQLVVYGETSNMNDIVEKAISHKSIFLGLMTANMSYPYARSLTYAEFPTKFVWKDDSSKWFSRKKGFAIGRLTYVPAANTEEYYQ; encoded by the exons ATGATGAATAATTGTAAAGATGCATTTGTAATTTACAGATATGCAGGATATCCTAGCTATTTTATCACCATGACCTATAACCTTGAATGGGATGAGATAAAAAGAGAAGTGACTCCCATTGGATTGAAGGCAGAAGACCGTCCTGATATATTATGTCGAGTTTTCAAGATCAAGTTTGATGGTTTGATTGATGACCTAAAAGAGGAAAAAATTTTTGGCAAAATTTTGGGATATAAGTCTGTGTTTATGCAATGCTTTATTAAAATCTTATGTTGTAATACTTTGCTCAtttgtctttttcaattttcagacGTTTGCACTGTAGAGTTTCAAAAGAAAGGGCTTTCGCATGCACATATCCTTTTATTCATGAGTAACGAGTTCAAGTCACAAACACCAGatgacatagacaaacatataacaGCTGAGATTCCTGATGAAAATGAAAGACCAAATCTACATGGAGCTTTTCAAAATTACATGGTACATGGTCCATGTGGTCCGTACAACAAGAATTCACCTTGCATGAACAATGGATCCTGTTTAAATTTCTATCCTAAAGAGTTTAGACAGCGAACACTCATTGATGAAGCCGGATTTTTCAAATATAGGCGTACTGATAATGGTCGAACAATGAAGAAAAGGGAATGTGTACTAGACAATAAGTTCATTGTTTCGTATAATCCAGAATTGTTGCTCAAGTTCGGGTGCCACATAAATGTGGAATACACATGCCAAACAAGTTCTATTAAGTATCTGTTTAAGTATGTACACAAGGGTAATGACTGCGTCACAGCTACTCTATACAATGCTGGTGATCCGTCAGAAACCACACAAGTTGTTGACAAAATTAGGAATTACTACGATTGTAGGTACATTTCGGCATGTGAGGCAGTCTGGCGTCTATTTGGATACGAAATCCAAAAGAAAGAACCATTTGTGATTAGACTTCCATTCCATTTGGAGGATGAGCAACTTGTGGTTTATGGTGAAACTTCTAATATGAATGATATCGTCGAAAAAGCAATATCTCATAAGTCCATATTTTTGGGATTGATGACAGCGAACATGTCATATCCCTATGCTCGAAGTCTGACTTATGCTGAGTTTCCAACCAAGTTTGTTTGGAAGGACGATTCTTCAAAGTGGTTTTCTCGAAAGAAAGGTTTCGCAATTGGAAGGTTGACTTATGTACCTGCAG CAAATACCGAAGAATATTACCAATGA
- the LOC112696549 gene encoding cell division cycle protein 48 homolog: MANQPESSDPKGTKRDFSTAILERKKAPNRLVVDEAVNDDNSVVALHPDTMEKLQLFRGDTILIKGKKRKDTICIALADDTCEEPKIRMNKVVRNNLRVRLGDVVSVHQCADVKYGKRVHILPVDDTVEGVTGNLFDAYLKPYFLEAYRPVRKGDLFLVRGGMRSVEFKVIETDPSEYCVVAPDTEIFCEGEPVKREDENRLDEVGYDDVGGVRKQMAQIRELVELPLRHPQLFKSIGVKPPKGILLYGPPGSGKTLIARAVANETGAFFFCINGPEIMSKLAGESESNLRKAFEEAEKNAPSIIFIDEIDSIAPKREKTHGEVERRIVSQLLTLMDGLKSRAHVIVIGATNRPNSIDPALRRFGRFDREIDIGVPDEVGRLEVLRIHTKNMKLSEDVDLEKIAKDTHGYVGADLAALCTEAALQCIREKMDVIDLEDESIDAEILNSMAVTNEHFSTALGSSNPSALRETVVEVPNVSWEDIGGLENVKRELQETVQYPVEHPEKFEKFGMSPSKGVLFYGPPGCGKTLLAKAIANECQANFISVKGPELLTMWFGESEANVREIFDKARGSAPCVLFFDELDSIATQRGSSVGDAGGAADRVLNQLLTEMDGMSAKKTVFIIGATNRPDIIDPALLRPGRLDQLIYIPLPDEDSRHQIFKACLRKSPISKDVDLRVLAKYTQGFSGADITEICQRACKYAIRENIEKDIERERRRRDNPEAMEEDVEDEVAEIKAAHFEESMKYARRSVSDADIRKYQAFAQTLQQSRGFGTEFRFADTTSGGTAAASDPFASAGGADEDDLYS; the protein is encoded by the exons atgGCGAACCAACCTGAATCATCTGATCC GAAGGGAACGAAGAGGGATTTCAGCACTGCGATTCTTGAGCGGAAGAAGGCGCCGAATCGGCTTGTTGTTGACGAGGCCGTCAACGATGACAACTCCGTTGTCGCGCTTCACCCGGACACCATGGAGAAGCTCCAGCTCTTTCGTGGTGACACCATCTTGATCAAG ggaaagaaaaggaaagacacAATCTGTATTGCACTCGCTGATGACACATGTGAGGAACCAAAAATAAGGATGAACAAGGTTGTGAGAAACAACCTTAGGGTTAGGCTTGGAGATGTCGTCTCTGTGCATCAATGTGCTGATGTCAAGTATGGAAAGAGAGTCCACATTCTTCCCGTTGACGACACTGTTGAAGGAGTAACAGGGAATCTCTTTGATGCATATTTAAAAC CTTATTTCCTGGAGGCATATCGTCCAGTGAGGAAGGGTGACCTCTTTCTCGTGAGAGGAGGGATGAGAAGTGTTGAGTTCAAGGTTATTGAAACTGACCCATCTGAGTACTGTGTTGTTGCTCCAGACACAGAGATCTTCTGTGAAGGGGAACCCGTTAAAAGGGAAGATGAGAACAGATTAGACGAGGTTGGTTATGACGATGTTGGTGGTGTAAGAAAGCAGATGGCACAGATTCGGGAACTAGTGGAGCTGCCACTGAGGCACCCACAATTGTTCAAGTCTATTGGTGTTAAGCCACCAAAAGGAATTCTGCTGTATGGACCTCCTGGGTCTGGCAAGACTTTAATTGCCCGAGCAGTTGCGAATGAGACTGGTGCTTTCTTTTTCTGCATCAATGGCCCTGAGATCATGTCAAAACTGGCTGGTGAGAGTGAAAGCAATCTAAGAAAGGCATTTGAGGAAGCAGAGAAGAATGCACCTTCAATCATATTCATTGATGAGATAGATTCAATAGCTCCAAAGAGGGAGAAGACTCATGGAGAAGTTGAGAGGAGGATTGTTTCCCAACTCTTGACCCTCATGGATGGCCTTAAATCTCGTGCACATGTAATTGTTATTGGAGCTACAAATCGCCCGAATAGCATTGACCCTGCTCTTAGGAGGTTTGGAAGATTTGACAGGGAGATAGATATTGGTGTTCCAGATGAAGTTGGGCGTCTTGAAGTTCTTCGTATTCACACAAAGAATATGAAGCTTTCCGAAGAT GTTGATTTGGAGAAGATTGCTAAGGACACCCATGGATATGTTGGTGCTGATCTTGCTGCTTTGTGTACTGAAGCTGCACTTCAATGCATCAGAGAGAAAATGGATGTGATTGACTTGGAAGATGAATCAATTGATGCTGAGATATTGAACTCAATGGCAGTAACAAATGAGCACTTCTCAACTGCTCTTGGCTCAAGCAATCCTTCTGCTCTCCGTGAAACA GTTGTTGAAGTGCCCAATGTCAGCTGGGAAGATATTGGTGGTCTCGAAAATGTTAAGAGAGAACTCCAAGAG ACTGTTCAATATCCAGTGGAACACCCTGAAAAGTTTGAGAAGTTTGGAATGTCACCTTCAAAGGGTGTCCTTTTCTATGGTCCTCCTGGTTGTGGTAAAACGCTTTTAGCAAAGGCGATTGCCAACGAATGTCAGGCAAACTTCATCAGTGTCAAGGGTCCAGAGCTACTCACAATGTGGTTTGGAGAAAGTGAGGCTAATGTGAGGGAAATTTTTGACAAGGCTCGTGGTTCTGCTCCATGTGTCCTATTCTTCGATGAACTTGACTCTATTGCAACTCAG AGAGGTAGCAGTGTTGGGGATGCCGGTGGTGCTGCTGATAGGGTTTTGAATCAACTTCTTACTGAAATGGATGGGATGTCAGCAAAGAAAACTGTCTTCATAATTGGTGCCACCAATCGACCAGACATCATAGACCCTGCTCTTCTACGTCCTGGCCGTCTAGATCAGTTGATTTATATCCCTCTCCCAGATGAGGATTCACGTCATCAGATATTTAAAGCTTGCTTGAGAAAATCCCCCATCTCAAAAGATGTTGACCTTAGAGTTCTTGCGAAGTACACTCAAGGTTTTAGTGGTGCTGATATCACTGAGATTTGCCAGCGTGCATGCAAGTATGCCATAAGAGAAAATATTGAGAAG GACATTGAGAGAGAAAGGAGGAGAAGGGACAACCCAGAggcaatggaagaggatgttgaAGACGAAGTGGCAGAAATCAAGGCAGCTCATTTTGAGGAGTCTATGAAGTATGCACGAAGGAGTGTTAGCGATGCCGACATTCGCAAGTACCAGGCATTTGCCCAAACATTGCAGCAGTCAAGAGGTTTTGGAACCGAGTTTAGGTTCGCAGATACCACCTCTGGTGGTACCGCAGCGGCATCGGATCCATTTGCATCTGCTGGGGGAGCTGATGAAGATGATCTTTACAGCTAA